Part of the Sorghum bicolor cultivar BTx623 chromosome 1, Sorghum_bicolor_NCBIv3, whole genome shotgun sequence genome, GGCTAATAAGAAACCTATAATCAGGAGATTGAGTTAGGTGCACCAGCAACAGAGGTCACCACGGTAATTGCACCGATCGAGCCATGCATCCTTCTAATAAGAACATCTTGTACACTCTCTTTCGTTCCAAAGTATAGTTTCCTTAGTATCGTACGTCACATATAAGTAATAATTTTGAttacaattatatattaaaaaacacTTGCAATACCAATTATATTAATGtactattaaggccttgtttagtttcaaatttttttgagaaattgacactgtagcactttcgtttgtatttgacaaaaattctcCAATCAGGaactaagtaggctcaaaagatttgtctcatcaattccgacaagactgtgtaattagtttctattttcgtttatatttaatactccatacttgcgtctaaagattcgatgtgacggggaatctgaaaaaatttgcaaaattttttagaaactaaacaaggcctaaggcataTTTCATGCTAGATCCAACAAATTAATAAAACTAACTAACAATATATGCTGTTGCATTTTCTTCTAGAAAACTCTGTCAATCAAAGCTGTTATGCTAGCCAGTGAAGTCTCAcatttttttaaacaaaaaaaaagaaatactaTGCCGCATGCAAGTTGCTTCATTGGTGTTTATAGTCACACCATGGTAAACGCAATCGTACGCCCGCAATTGCAGTGGCCACATGCTTGTTCCTTTTGCAGGGAACCCGCCTGTCCGCCTCCCCGTTTTGCTGGCGCCATCAAAACCATCTTTTTGAATTCAAAGTCAACCATTCAGCGCCCTAGTCTAGTCTGCATACTAATCTTGCTAGCCAGGacatgcatcatgcatgcatgtgtactCGTCACTCTTAAGAATCTAGAAGAAGACTAGAGCACGAGTACACGTATCTCCTTGTCCCCGATCGAGAAATTCCGATCGATCGAGGCGgagaaaaatttaaattttaaaatttggcaGCACGAGAGAAAGGGATCACCTGCGGCGGGCGTGATGCAGACGAGTCCGGTGATCATGCCCTGGACGGCGCCCACGACGGATGGTTTCTTGAAGAAGATGACGTCGAGGCAGGTCCAGACGATGAGGCTCATGGCGGTGCAGATGTTGGTGTTGAGCACCGACATGGACGCCACCACGTTGGCGGCGTACGGCCCGCCGCCGTTGAACCCAGCCCACCCCATCCACAGCAAACCGGCGCCGGTGAGCGTGAACAGGATGTTGTTGGGCGGGAACCTCTCCCTGTCCTTCTGCGCCCGTGGCCCCACCCAGTACGCCGCCGTGAAGCCGGCGAACCCGGCGGAGAGGTGGATGACGTAGCCGCCGCAGTAGTCGATGACGCCCCACTGGAAGAGGAACCCGCCGCCCCACACGGAGAAGGCGCCGACGGTGTAGGAGAAGGTGAGCCAGAGCGGCACGAACAGCATCCACGCCGCGAAGCTCATCCGCCCCAGCAGCGAACCGGCGACGAGGATCAGCGTGATGGCCGCGAACACGCACTGGAAGTACACCACCGTCGCCATCGGGTACAGCggctccgcggcggcggtctcgatGGTGCTCCCGTTGGCGAAGTAGTGCACCGTCGCGGGGAGGTCGGCTTGCCCGATGAGGTAGCCCTGGTTCAGCGCCGGCCGCGCCTTGCCCCACAGCGGCAGAAGCTTGTCGCCGAAGGACATGTTGTAGGCCCAGGTCACCCAGCAGATCCACACGGCGGCGAACGCGTAGAGCGCCATGAAGGCGGAGTTCACGGCCCACTTCTTCTTCACCACGCCGCCGTAGAGCACCACCAGGCCAGGGAAGCTCTGCAGCCCCACCAGCGTCGCCGCCGTCAGCTGCCACGCGTTGTCGCCCTTGTTCAGCCAGTCGGGCGACGCCGCCGTCGTCTGGTACGCCAGTGGCATCGTCCCGGACGACGCCATGTTAGTTGCCGACGACGACCTCGACGACGACTCTCCTAGCTCGCTGCTTATTGGGGTTAGTTGTGAAATGGAAGAAGCTAGCTGTGGAGTACACAACCCATGGACGACTTGGTGGCAGCTATATACAGATAGAGTGCGTGCGGGGTGGTGAAGTTAGTGGACTCCAATCTCCAGAGAATATTGCTGTACCAATAATTTGTTTAAAAATCTCTTTTGAAAAAATTATCTCGaaaatgatgaagctagaaaaattaaCTTTACCACACAGGGCTTCTCGAGACACCAGCAAGGGAGCCAGAACACTGGAAGAAATTTCTCCAGGTACCAGCTTGTATTTTTCTGAAATTACTTAAGAATTTAACAATGCTATTTTTTTACGATACATGATGTATCGCCTGCACTGCATCTCTGACGTGAACGTTCTGTGTCTATATCATGTAATTTAAAACAAAAACTCAAGAGAGATTCTTGTGCTGGGAAGGGCTGGAAGCTAGAATGGAATCTTTGCGGGGTAGGAGGAGATGCAGGGACGCACGCGGTGGCGGTGCACTTCACACGAGCGTTTGAATATTCTTGGAGCTACAGTTCGTTGCCTGTCGCTGTGAAGGGTAGTACATGACCATTGCCAGCTTTTCGGACTTTTCTGTGTGGTGAGCGTTGATTTTTTTGTTTTGCATGTGTAGTATCTCCAAATTAAAGGAAGCTTCTCTGCCAGCTACCATAAAACTATCAACTGGACTACTAGTGAGTGGCTCgtgttttttcttttcagaCAATCAACAGCGTTTTGATTTCCTCTCTGtactgtggccttgtttagttccgaaaagatttcggatttcagtactgtaacactttcgtttgtttgtgataaatattatctaattatggactaactagaatcaaaagattcgtctcgcgatttccagctaaactatgtgattagtttttgctttcgtctatatttaatgcttcatgcatgtgccgcaagattcgatgtgatggggaatcttgaaaactttttactctttgggtgaactaaacaagacctatatattatattattgaATTTGCAGCTCGCCATGGCGTAGTGAGCTCATTGGTAGTTTCTCATGCTGTCAGTGTACCTCCAAGCATAATTATTGCTATATAAACTGAGATTCTTCCGGTACAGCTCTACAGTGTACCCTTTGAGAGGAAAATATTATCCTTTTAGATTATTTTATACTGAAGATGATCACGCTTTGTTTGgttcaattcaaaaaccaaaaacttttcaagattcttcgtcacatcgatttttacggcacatgcataaagcattaaatatatatgaaaataaaaactaattatacagtttgcctgtaaatcgcgagacaaatcttttaaggctagttactccatgattggacaatgtttgtcaaataaaaataaaagtgctacagtgttaaaatccaaaaactttttagatctaaacaaggtctagtATTGTACTCTCTCCTAGAACGAATGATCTTATAGGTTTAGTCAAATATAAATTGTTGCaagtttcacaaaaaaaaaattatttgtgaCACCAAACTAGTACAAATAAATATAGTTTGCCATGTTATATAATTTCATAGTATCTGTATTTGTTATTATAaatgttaatattttttatataaacttaGTTGAACTTATGCCATGTATTCGCTAGTAAAGCTATTTTTTGGAAAACAAATTTATGggcgactttctagatgaagctgagctgttttgaaaGGTTGTTTAATAAAACAGCTTCACCAACAACTTCATAGATGGATAATAGAGAGAaatgagcgagagagagagttaggataagctacttttttcagctttaTCATAACTCATGTCTTTATGACATGAGGAGAAAACAGTTTCACCCATAAAACTGTTTTGAAAATGACTGACTAACtttagctaaggccttgtttagttcaccacaaAAACcagaaaattttcaagattctccgtcatatcaaatcttgtggcatatgcatgaagtactaaatatagacaaaaataaaaactatttgcacagtttatctgtaaatcgcgagataaaaatcttttaagcatagttacttcataattggacaatgtttattaaataaaaacaaaagtgctacagtcctgaaaaccaaaaaaatttcggaactaaacaaggcctaaggccctgtttagattggagatggaaatttttagggtgtcacatcggatgtgtcagaaggatgtcgggaggggttttagaaactaataaaaaaacaaattacatagctcgtcttgaaaatgcaagacaaatctattaagcataattaatctattattagcacatgtgggttattgtagcacttaaggctaatcatggactaactaggtctaaaagattcgtctcgtaattttcaaccaaactgtataattagttcattttttatctacatttaatgttccatacatgtgtccaaagattcgatgggatggatgaaaaatttttaggtgcgaagctaaacagggcctaattttatagtcattctttttggaacACAGGGTATAAGTGTAGGTAGAGGCAAAGAATGAGCACCACCAACAAACTGAGTCTTGGAAAACTGATTCAAAAGAAACCTACCGCGTGATAGAAATTACTAATTAATTACGTTGGAAAATAACAAAGGAACAAAAGATTCAGTAATTTTACATTCGTAGTAGTGACACAAGCGTGACAGTGCATGATAGCTACAACCTCAACGAAAACGGCGGAAGAGATGAAGGATCCCTGAATTTTGTGACGCCAatagtatatgtatatatcGCTGAGTACTACTTACGTTTCAACTGGCCGTACCACATCCATGGTGCGGCGCCAACAAATTCTTTAATTATCGCGTTCAAATGTATTgtcgttttattttttttgacaatCGCGTTCAAATGTAGTCGTTGTCCAGCTAGCTCAGGGTCGACGTGTAAGTACAAAGTCAACGGTGTAGCGCTAACCGACAACCTCCGTATCTAATTGCTACTATGTACTGTCTGAAAGATTCTTCTTTTAATCGAACCAATTTTAAGTGTAAATTTTATAGAAAAGTTATCAAtgttttatgacatcaaatagatgtATACTGTAACCTATTTAATGAAGGCATTTTTTATATGAATTTCATCAAAAAGTTAGCATATTAGAGCATCCAACCGTTTTGCTAACAGGCTTTGTATTGAGTATTTAcaaaaaagtcttaaaaacaCATATCCAACGGTTTGACATTTGgactttgcaattttgttaacttggcaaaaagaggggaaggattggcatatatgccaagcccGTTCACACTTGGCATTGGGAAACTAGCGCGAAGTCCGCGTGCGGCTACGGGTTGAGGTTGCGCGAGTTTGGCGACATCCCACCGCTAGACTTTCCTGCAAACTGCCCATCGGTCTTCCATCAACGTCAGGTACTCCATCGATGCCCTCCCAATTGTTTGTGTTTTTGCCTATCGGTCTTCCATCAACGCCACATACTCCATCAATGCCCTTTGGATCGTTTTTGCCGCCAAAGACTCCAGCCGCCAAACTCCGAGCGGCCATGCACAAATGCCGCGGCCTCAGTGCCTCGGCGgaaataaggtcttgtttagttcgcaaaaattttcaagattccccgtcacatcgaatctttggtcgcatgcatggagcattaaatatagacgaaaataaaaactaattgcacagtttacctgtaatttgtgagatgaatattttgagcctatgaagcgcccctggtaaaccaggaactcaaatgtgatacaatactagtcccaggaggctagtaacacatttattacatcagataagtttcagcgcagtagtcttggaaagcgtggacaaggaaggcacgctataataacaagacaccaaaatacaacaccggtccaaaggacccagaaacaaacgatatcgccatcgaacatctgacaagtcccaatgccacaggcttagttgggtgcagacacgaccttactcgaacgccactttgggatcgaagtccggatcttcctctgtttaataaagcaagggtgagtacaaagtactcagcaaatccaaccttaccctacggaaggggttaacaatatatatgcatatggataaatcaaggatgaggcttagttttatttgcataaagctatctttttacacatgcaaggtttcatttcacaaatactgttatAAAAtaactctttttccacatatgatagtatttctgaaaatgggggtttgatcacaattttaagtgttgttgaacccttgttcccacaacacaatggcagtcaaccatttatttccaaaatcacactcactctcatatTTTCACTCAtaccaacccatctagttgttgaaaccaaaccataacccgtccgagaccgcggacacagctatccagatagatttacactctgcagaggttgtacacttttcccacaagtaggataacataacttacaccgtcgtgcaagcacagatccatcaaagtcattaccctccatagctaagtaatggcgctcaccacgggaacactaaggccacctctcatgataccacaataattcacaaagctcttttcatatatttccacaatttcatatacatcacttagtgtcccgttgcacacctgcctccaggtgattgccatactaactagagggatttagactaagcctttcccatgcaaggcgagtggttgtacgataaatgagttaggcaagatgaatcatcaactcagtccttaatcgagacaaggcggatatcttcacgcttaaccccgcaaggtataagccacaacaccagggcatccccaaaagagatcccatccgccccatctccatagtaatcacatctgtaacttgttcattaaccctttcacaatacccacaa contains:
- the LOC8080180 gene encoding ammonium transporter 3 member 2, whose protein sequence is MASSGTMPLAYQTTAASPDWLNKGDNAWQLTAATLVGLQSFPGLVVLYGGVVKKKWAVNSAFMALYAFAAVWICWVTWAYNMSFGDKLLPLWGKARPALNQGYLIGQADLPATVHYFANGSTIETAAAEPLYPMATVVYFQCVFAAITLILVAGSLLGRMSFAAWMLFVPLWLTFSYTVGAFSVWGGGFLFQWGVIDYCGGYVIHLSAGFAGFTAAYWVGPRAQKDRERFPPNNILFTLTGAGLLWMGWAGFNGGGPYAANVVASMSVLNTNICTAMSLIVWTCLDVIFFKKPSVVGAVQGMITGLVCITPAAGVVQGWAAIVMGVLAGSVPWYTMMILHKRSRLLKHVDDTLGVIHTHGVAGLLGGILTGLLADPTLCALFLPVTNSRGAFYGRAAGGAQLGKQLAGALFIIGWNVVVTSIICVAINAVVPLRMTEDKLEVGDDAVHGEEAYALWGDGEVYDVTEHGPRGAAAVAPVSTTPN